Proteins found in one Streptomyces sp. CB09001 genomic segment:
- a CDS encoding Rv2175c family DNA-binding protein, with amino-acid sequence MTEIDAKTDALVPAWLTVPDIAEMLGVEVTRVRQLIKEGQLIAVRRGENRALHIPAAFIDEDKVVKGLVGTLTLLRDDGFTAEEMLEWLFTPDPSLPGTPAQALSENRGTEVKRRAQALAV; translated from the coding sequence GTGACCGAGATTGACGCAAAGACCGATGCTCTCGTGCCCGCCTGGCTCACCGTTCCCGACATCGCCGAGATGCTCGGCGTCGAGGTGACCCGGGTACGCCAGCTGATCAAGGAGGGCCAGCTCATCGCCGTACGCCGCGGTGAGAACCGCGCGCTGCACATCCCCGCGGCCTTCATCGACGAGGACAAGGTCGTCAAGGGCCTGGTCGGGACCCTGACGCTGCTGCGGGACGACGGCTTCACGGCCGAGGAGATGCTGGAGTGGCTCTTCACGCCCGACCCGAGCCTGCCGGGCACCCCCGCCCAGGCGCTCAGTGAGAATCGCGGTACGGAGGTGAAGCGCCGCGCCCAGGCGCTCGCCGTCTGA
- a CDS encoding FAD-dependent oxidoreductase — protein MSEQTRERGQGPAADAERRAVVVGAGMAGVQTAVALREQGFAGPVTLIGAEPHQPYDRPPLSKAVLLGTAEGSAFDVDFEALGITLRLGCEALGVRPAEHVLDTSEGPVPYDVLVLATGAEPVRLPGAEGVPGVHLLRTLDDAERLRPVLARQHDVVVVGAGWIGAEFATAAREAGCAVTVVEAADRPLADALPAEVAAPMTGWYADAGAELRTRARVARVESGGPGESGRVVLDDGTRLTADAVVVGIGARPATGWLAASGIALGAHGEVLADDRLRTSAPDVHAVGDCASFPSARYGERLLVHHWDNALQGPRAVAADIVGSPGGEAPAAYDPVPYFWSEQFGRFVQYAGHHTAADTTVWRGDPASPAWTVCWLREGRLVALLAVGRPRDLAQGRRLIQAGTPMDPDLLADPAKPLKAATAATA, from the coding sequence GTGAGCGAGCAGACGCGGGAACGGGGACAGGGACCGGCGGCGGACGCGGAGCGCCGCGCGGTCGTGGTGGGCGCCGGGATGGCGGGCGTACAAACCGCGGTCGCCCTGCGGGAACAGGGCTTCGCCGGCCCGGTGACCCTGATCGGTGCGGAGCCGCACCAGCCGTACGACCGTCCCCCGCTGTCCAAGGCCGTCCTGCTCGGCACCGCGGAGGGCTCCGCCTTCGACGTCGACTTCGAGGCGCTCGGCATCACCCTGCGGCTGGGCTGCGAGGCCCTGGGCGTCCGCCCCGCGGAGCACGTCCTGGACACCTCCGAGGGGCCCGTGCCGTACGACGTCCTCGTCCTTGCGACCGGCGCCGAACCGGTCCGGCTCCCCGGCGCCGAGGGCGTGCCCGGCGTGCACCTGCTGCGCACCCTGGACGACGCGGAACGGCTGCGGCCGGTGCTCGCCCGGCAGCATGACGTCGTGGTCGTCGGCGCGGGCTGGATCGGCGCCGAGTTCGCCACCGCCGCGCGCGAGGCGGGCTGCGCGGTGACCGTGGTGGAGGCCGCCGACCGGCCGCTGGCCGACGCGCTGCCCGCCGAGGTCGCCGCGCCGATGACCGGCTGGTACGCGGACGCCGGGGCGGAACTGCGCACCCGCGCGCGCGTGGCGCGCGTCGAGTCCGGCGGCCCCGGCGAGTCCGGCCGGGTCGTGCTCGACGACGGAACCCGGCTGACCGCCGACGCGGTCGTCGTCGGCATCGGCGCCCGCCCGGCCACCGGCTGGCTCGCCGCGTCCGGCATCGCCCTCGGTGCGCACGGCGAGGTCCTGGCCGACGACCGCCTGCGCACCTCCGCGCCGGACGTCCACGCGGTCGGCGACTGCGCCTCCTTCCCCTCCGCCCGCTACGGCGAGCGGCTGCTGGTGCACCACTGGGACAACGCCCTCCAGGGCCCGCGCGCGGTCGCCGCCGACATCGTCGGCTCCCCGGGCGGCGAGGCCCCGGCGGCCTACGATCCGGTGCCCTACTTCTGGTCCGAGCAGTTCGGCCGCTTCGTCCAGTACGCCGGTCACCACACCGCCGCCGACACCACCGTGTGGCGCGGCGACCCCGCGAGCCCGGCGTGGACGGTCTGCTGGCTGCGCGAGGGCCGCCTGGTCGCCCTGCTCGCGGTGGGCCGCCCCCGCGACCTGGCGCAGGGCAGGCGCCTGATCCAGGCGGGTACGCCGATGGACCCGGACCTGCTGGCCGACCCGGCGAAGCCGCTGAAGGCGGCGACGGCGGCCACGGCGTAG
- the thiO gene encoding glycine oxidase ThiO, producing MSSPLSSPSHTPPHTPRTPRTPDVLVVGGGIIGLVTAWRAARRGLVTALVDPEPGGGAAQVAAGMLAAVTELHYGEETLLALNLASARRYPEFAAELTELTGHDLGYRRCGTLAVALDADDRAHLRELHALQQRSGLESEWLSGRECRRLEPMLAPGVRGGLRVDGDHQIDPRRLAHALVAACEHAGVVFHRVWAERLTVGRGERATGVVTADGTALEAGQVVLAGGSLSGRLDGVPEAVLPPVRPVKGQVLRLTMPRTPGPLLNRTVRAVVRGNHVYLVPRESGELVVGATSEELGWDTTVTAGGVYELLRDAHELVPGITELPLTETRAGLRPGSPDNAPLLGPTALDGLLLATGHHRNGVLLTPVTGDVMADALTGGELPEEARPFSPRRFSAAPALSEQPA from the coding sequence ATGTCGTCTCCGTTGTCGTCTCCATCACACACACCTCCGCACACGCCTCGTACGCCTCGCACACCCGACGTGCTCGTCGTCGGCGGCGGCATCATCGGCCTCGTCACCGCCTGGCGGGCCGCGCGGCGCGGGCTGGTCACCGCGCTCGTGGATCCCGAGCCCGGCGGCGGGGCGGCCCAGGTGGCGGCCGGGATGCTGGCCGCCGTCACGGAGCTGCACTACGGCGAGGAGACGCTGCTCGCGCTGAACCTCGCCTCGGCCCGCCGCTACCCGGAGTTCGCGGCCGAGCTGACCGAGCTGACCGGTCACGACCTCGGCTACCGGCGCTGCGGCACCCTCGCCGTCGCGCTGGACGCCGACGACCGCGCCCACCTGCGCGAACTGCACGCGCTCCAGCAGCGCTCCGGCCTGGAGTCCGAGTGGCTGTCGGGGCGCGAGTGCCGACGTCTGGAGCCGATGCTCGCGCCGGGCGTGCGCGGGGGGCTCCGGGTGGACGGCGACCACCAGATCGACCCCCGCCGCCTCGCCCACGCGCTGGTGGCCGCCTGTGAACACGCGGGCGTGGTCTTCCACCGGGTGTGGGCCGAGCGGCTCACCGTCGGACGCGGGGAGCGGGCCACGGGCGTCGTCACCGCCGACGGCACCGCCCTGGAGGCCGGGCAGGTGGTGCTGGCCGGGGGCAGCCTGAGCGGGCGGCTCGACGGCGTGCCGGAGGCCGTACTGCCGCCGGTGCGGCCGGTGAAGGGGCAGGTACTGCGGCTGACCATGCCGCGGACGCCCGGGCCGCTGCTGAACCGGACCGTGCGCGCCGTGGTGCGCGGCAACCACGTCTACCTGGTGCCCCGGGAGAGCGGCGAACTGGTCGTCGGCGCCACCAGCGAGGAGCTGGGCTGGGACACGACGGTCACCGCGGGCGGTGTCTACGAGCTGCTGCGCGACGCGCACGAGCTGGTCCCCGGCATCACGGAGCTGCCCCTGACGGAGACCCGCGCGGGTCTGCGCCCAGGTTCCCCGGACAACGCGCCGCTGCTCGGCCCGACCGCGCTGGACGGCCTGCTGCTGGCCACCGGTCACCACCGCAACGGCGTCCTGCTCACCCCCGTCACCGGCGACGTCATGGCGGACGCCCTGACCGGCGGGGAGCTGCCGGAGGAGGCCCGTCCCTTCAGCCCGCGGCGCTTCAGTGCCGCCCCCGCACTCTCGGAGCAGCCCGCATGA
- the thiS gene encoding sulfur carrier protein ThiS, translated as MNISVNGEPREVAPGTALDALVGTLTAAPSGVAAALNETVVPRAVWSATALADGDRVEILTAVQGG; from the coding sequence ATGAACATCTCCGTCAACGGCGAGCCGCGCGAGGTGGCTCCCGGCACCGCCCTGGACGCGCTGGTGGGCACGCTCACCGCGGCCCCGTCCGGAGTGGCCGCCGCCCTGAACGAGACCGTGGTCCCGCGCGCGGTGTGGTCCGCCACCGCCCTGGCCGACGGCGACCGTGTCGAGATCCTCACCGCCGTCCAAGGAGGCTGA
- a CDS encoding thiazole synthase: MADDPFVLGGTTYASRLIMGTGGAPSLDVLERALVASGTELTTVAMRRVNASVHGSVLSVLERLGIRVLPNTAGCFTAGEAVLTARLAREALGTDLVKLEVVADERTLLPDPVELLDAAETLVDDGFTVLPYTNDDPVLARKLEDAGCAAIMPLGSPIGSGLGIRNPHNFQLIVEHARVPVILDAGAGTASDVALAMELGCAGVMLASAVTRAQEPVLMASAMRSAVEAGRLARRAGRIPRRHFAEASSPAEGLAVLDPERPAFE; encoded by the coding sequence ATGGCCGACGATCCCTTCGTCCTCGGCGGCACGACGTACGCGTCCCGCCTGATCATGGGTACGGGCGGGGCGCCCAGCCTGGACGTGCTGGAGCGCGCGCTGGTGGCCTCCGGGACGGAACTGACGACCGTCGCGATGCGCCGGGTGAACGCCTCGGTGCACGGCTCGGTGCTGTCCGTGCTGGAGCGGCTCGGCATCCGGGTGCTGCCGAACACGGCAGGCTGCTTCACCGCCGGGGAGGCGGTACTCACCGCCCGCCTGGCGCGCGAGGCGCTCGGCACGGACCTGGTCAAGCTGGAGGTCGTCGCCGACGAGCGCACCCTGCTGCCGGACCCGGTCGAGCTGCTGGACGCGGCGGAGACGCTGGTCGACGACGGGTTCACCGTACTGCCGTACACCAACGACGACCCGGTGCTCGCGCGGAAGCTGGAGGACGCCGGGTGCGCGGCGATCATGCCACTGGGCTCGCCGATCGGGTCCGGGCTCGGGATCCGCAACCCGCACAACTTCCAGCTGATCGTGGAGCACGCGCGCGTGCCGGTGATCCTGGACGCCGGGGCCGGTACGGCCTCGGACGTGGCGCTGGCGATGGAGCTGGGGTGCGCGGGTGTGATGCTGGCCTCGGCGGTGACGCGGGCGCAGGAGCCGGTGCTGATGGCCTCCGCGATGCGCTCCGCGGTGGAGGCGGGGAGGCTGGCTCGGCGGGCCGGGCGGATTCCGCGGCGGCATTTCGCCGAGGCGTCGTCTCCTGCGGAGGGCTTGGCGGTGCTGGATCCGGAGCGGCCCGCTTTTGAGTGA
- the pknB gene encoding Stk1 family PASTA domain-containing Ser/Thr kinase, producing MDTTLQDPLVGQVLDGRYRVEARIAVGGMATVYRAVDTRLDRVLALKVMHPTLATDATFVERFIREAKSVARLDHPNVVQVFDQGAEGAYVYLAMEYIAGCTLRDVLRERGALRPRAALDILEPVLAALGAAHRAGFVHRDMKPENVLIGDDGRVKVADFGLVRAVDTVTSTTGAVLGTVSYLAPEQIEHGTADPRVDVYACGVVLYEMLTGAKPHDGDSPAAVLYKHLHEDVPPPSAAVPELAYELDELVAAATARNPEIRPHDAVALLARAREARESLSADQLDAVPPQALAAEHDNADDRTSVIPRALTMPRPLPVNEDDESAGPDGRFASDGVNRTSRLAAPPPAPSPSRRLRLRRGPLTIVVAVLLVLGVGTGVWYINSGQFTKVPPLLSKTEAQARDRLDDAGLDVGKVRHAYSDTVERGKVISTDPGVGDRIRKNDSVTLTVSDGPDTVKLPDVTGYRLDKARTLLEDEGLEPGMVTRAFSGEVAKGFVISTKPGSGTTVRAGSAVALVVSKGSPVDVPDVTGDDLDEARAELEGAGLKVKIADERVNSEYDSGQVARQTPEPGGRAAEGDTVTLTVSKGPRMIEVPDVVGDSVDDAKRKLQDAGFEVDEDRGLLGLFGDTVKKQSVDGGDTAPEGSTVTITIR from the coding sequence GTGGACACGACCCTTCAGGACCCTCTCGTCGGGCAGGTGCTCGACGGCCGGTACCGCGTCGAGGCGCGGATCGCGGTCGGCGGGATGGCCACGGTCTACCGGGCCGTGGACACCCGCCTGGACCGCGTGCTCGCGCTGAAGGTGATGCACCCGACGCTCGCGACCGACGCCACCTTCGTCGAGCGGTTCATCCGCGAGGCCAAGTCGGTGGCCCGGCTCGACCACCCCAATGTCGTCCAGGTCTTCGACCAGGGGGCCGAGGGGGCGTACGTCTACCTGGCGATGGAGTACATCGCGGGCTGCACCCTGCGGGACGTGCTGCGCGAGCGCGGGGCGCTGAGGCCGCGGGCCGCGCTGGACATCCTGGAGCCGGTCCTCGCCGCGCTCGGCGCCGCGCACCGGGCGGGGTTCGTGCACCGGGACATGAAGCCGGAGAACGTGCTGATAGGTGACGACGGCCGGGTCAAGGTCGCCGACTTCGGCCTGGTCCGCGCCGTGGACACCGTGACCAGCACCACCGGTGCCGTCCTCGGCACCGTCTCCTACCTGGCGCCCGAGCAGATCGAGCACGGCACCGCCGATCCCAGGGTCGACGTGTACGCGTGCGGTGTCGTGCTGTACGAGATGCTGACCGGCGCCAAGCCGCACGACGGTGACTCTCCCGCGGCGGTGCTCTACAAGCACCTCCACGAGGACGTGCCGCCGCCGTCGGCCGCCGTGCCGGAGCTGGCGTACGAGCTGGACGAACTGGTCGCCGCGGCGACCGCGCGCAACCCGGAGATCCGGCCGCACGACGCCGTGGCGCTGCTGGCGCGGGCCCGCGAGGCGCGTGAGTCGCTGAGCGCGGATCAGCTGGACGCGGTGCCGCCGCAGGCGCTCGCCGCGGAGCACGACAACGCCGACGACCGCACGAGCGTGATCCCGCGCGCGCTGACCATGCCCCGGCCGCTGCCGGTCAACGAGGACGACGAGTCCGCCGGCCCGGACGGCCGCTTCGCCTCGGACGGCGTCAACCGCACCAGCCGGCTGGCCGCTCCCCCGCCTGCCCCCTCCCCGTCCCGCCGGCTGCGGCTGCGCCGTGGGCCGCTGACGATCGTCGTGGCCGTCCTGCTGGTGCTCGGGGTCGGCACGGGCGTCTGGTACATCAACTCCGGCCAGTTCACCAAGGTGCCGCCACTGCTGTCCAAGACCGAGGCGCAGGCCCGGGACCGGCTGGACGACGCCGGTCTGGACGTCGGCAAGGTGCGGCACGCCTACAGCGACACCGTGGAGCGCGGCAAGGTCATCAGCACCGACCCCGGGGTGGGCGACCGCATCCGGAAGAACGACTCCGTGACCCTCACGGTCTCCGACGGCCCCGACACCGTGAAGCTGCCGGACGTGACGGGCTACAGGCTGGACAAGGCCCGGACGCTGCTGGAGGACGAGGGGCTGGAGCCGGGCATGGTGACCCGGGCGTTCAGCGGCGAGGTGGCCAAGGGCTTCGTGATCTCCACCAAGCCCGGGTCGGGCACCACGGTGCGCGCCGGCTCCGCGGTCGCCCTGGTCGTCAGCAAGGGCAGCCCGGTCGACGTCCCGGACGTCACGGGCGACGACCTGGACGAGGCGCGGGCGGAGCTGGAGGGGGCCGGCCTGAAGGTGAAGATCGCCGACGAGCGGGTGAACTCGGAGTACGACAGCGGCCAGGTGGCAAGGCAGACGCCGGAGCCGGGCGGCCGGGCCGCCGAGGGGGACACGGTGACCCTCACGGTGTCCAAGGGCCCCCGGATGATCGAGGTCCCGGACGTGGTCGGCGACAGCGTGGACGACGCCAAGCGGAAGCTCCAGGACGCGGGCTTCGAGGTGGACGAGGACCGAGGACTGCTCGGGCTGTTCGGCGACACCGTGAAGAAGCAGTCCGTGGACGGCGGGGACACGGCTCCCGAGGGGTCGACGGTCACCATCACGATCCGCTGA
- a CDS encoding deoxyribonuclease IV translates to MSTASSSPLPRNPVGGHVPVAGGLHSVGLSYARELKAETVQVFVANPRGWATPAGNPKQDEAFREACAAGSVPAYVHAPYLINFGSHTEATVERSVQSLRHSLRRGRAIGALGVVVHTGSATGGRERSVALKQVREHLLPLLDELTHDDDPYLLLESTAGQGASLCSRTWDFGPYFEALDAHPKLGVCLDTCHIFAAGHDLTGPSGMHQTLDLLVDTVGEGRLRLIHANDSKDVAGAHKDRHENIGAGHIGEDPFRALMTHPATEGVPLVIETPGGKEGHAADVARLKRLRDG, encoded by the coding sequence ATGAGCACCGCATCCTCCTCCCCCCTGCCGCGCAATCCCGTAGGCGGTCACGTCCCGGTGGCCGGCGGACTGCACTCCGTCGGGCTGTCCTACGCCCGTGAGCTGAAGGCGGAGACCGTGCAGGTCTTCGTCGCCAACCCGCGCGGCTGGGCCACCCCGGCCGGCAACCCGAAGCAGGACGAGGCCTTCCGCGAGGCCTGCGCGGCCGGATCGGTCCCGGCGTACGTGCACGCGCCGTACCTGATCAACTTCGGCTCGCACACCGAGGCGACGGTGGAGCGGTCGGTTCAGTCGCTGCGGCACTCGCTGCGGCGCGGGCGGGCCATCGGGGCGCTCGGCGTGGTGGTGCACACCGGGAGCGCTACCGGCGGACGGGAGAGGTCGGTGGCGCTGAAGCAGGTGCGCGAGCACCTGCTGCCGCTGCTCGACGAACTGACCCACGACGACGACCCGTACCTGCTGCTGGAGTCGACGGCCGGCCAGGGCGCCTCCCTGTGCTCGCGGACCTGGGACTTCGGGCCGTACTTCGAGGCGCTGGACGCCCATCCGAAGCTGGGCGTGTGCCTGGACACCTGCCACATCTTCGCGGCCGGCCACGACCTGACCGGACCGTCCGGCATGCACCAGACCCTCGATCTGCTGGTGGACACCGTCGGCGAGGGCCGGCTGCGGCTGATCCACGCCAACGACTCCAAGGACGTGGCCGGCGCGCACAAGGACCGGCACGAGAACATCGGCGCCGGTCACATCGGCGAGGACCCGTTCCGCGCGCTGATGACGCACCCGGCGACCGAGGGCGTGCCGCTGGTCATCGAGACGCCCGGCGGCAAGGAGGGACACGCGGCGGACGTGGCGCGGCTGAAGAGGCTGCGCGACGGCTGA
- a CDS encoding sulfite oxidase-like oxidoreductase, which yields MGQPVEHGSGEDGSQGASRFELPPGQRLQRGWPVTHYGPVPKFRPERWEFRVFGATTDDEKHGWTHDEFSALPYTTVVADLHCVTKFSMLGAEWGGVPATTILRLAPPAPAVTHVMVWAEYGFSSNLRLSDFAAERTLFATHKDGELLTAEHGFPLRLVVPHLYAWKGPKWVRGIEYMTADRRGFWEERGYHNIGDPWREQRYSYQEEPGDGPEP from the coding sequence ATGGGTCAGCCGGTGGAACACGGATCGGGAGAAGACGGTTCGCAAGGAGCGTCGCGGTTCGAGCTCCCGCCCGGGCAGCGGCTGCAGCGTGGCTGGCCCGTCACGCACTACGGACCCGTTCCCAAGTTCCGCCCCGAGCGCTGGGAGTTCCGGGTCTTCGGCGCCACCACCGACGACGAGAAGCACGGCTGGACCCACGACGAGTTCAGCGCCCTGCCCTACACCACGGTCGTCGCCGACCTGCACTGCGTCACGAAGTTCAGCATGCTCGGTGCCGAGTGGGGCGGCGTCCCGGCCACCACGATCCTTCGGCTGGCCCCGCCCGCGCCCGCCGTCACCCACGTGATGGTGTGGGCCGAGTACGGCTTCAGCTCCAACCTCAGGCTGTCCGACTTCGCCGCCGAGCGCACCCTCTTCGCCACCCACAAGGACGGCGAGCTGCTCACCGCCGAGCACGGCTTCCCGCTGCGGCTGGTCGTGCCCCACCTGTACGCCTGGAAGGGCCCGAAGTGGGTGCGCGGCATCGAGTACATGACCGCCGACCGGCGCGGCTTCTGGGAGGAGCGCGGCTACCACAACATCGGCGACCCCTGGCGGGAGCAGCGCTACTCCTACCAGGAGGAGCCCGGGGACGGCCCCGAGCCGTGA
- the bfr gene encoding bacterioferritin, producing MQGDPEVIEFLNEQLTAELTAINQYFLHAKLQDHKGWTKLAKYTRAESFDEMRHAEVLTDRILLLDGLPNYQRLFHVRVGQSVTEMFQADREIELEAIDRLRRGIEVMRAKHDVTSANVFEAILADEEHHIDYLETQLDLIEKLGESLYLSTVIEQTQPDPSGPGSL from the coding sequence ATGCAGGGCGACCCGGAAGTCATCGAGTTCCTCAATGAGCAGCTGACCGCCGAGCTCACGGCCATCAACCAGTACTTCCTGCACGCGAAGCTGCAGGACCACAAGGGCTGGACCAAGCTCGCGAAGTACACGCGCGCGGAGTCCTTCGACGAGATGCGCCACGCCGAGGTGCTCACCGACCGCATCCTGCTCCTGGACGGCCTGCCGAACTACCAGCGGCTCTTCCACGTGCGGGTCGGCCAGAGCGTGACCGAGATGTTCCAGGCCGACCGGGAGATCGAGCTGGAGGCGATCGACCGGCTGCGCCGGGGCATCGAGGTGATGCGGGCCAAGCACGACGTCACGTCGGCCAATGTCTTCGAGGCGATCCTCGCCGACGAGGAGCACCACATCGACTACCTGGAGACCCAGCTCGACCTGATCGAGAAGCTGGGCGAGTCGCTCTACCTGTCGACGGTCATCGAGCAGACCCAGCCGGACCCGTCGGGACCGGGCTCCCTCTAG
- a CDS encoding (2Fe-2S)-binding protein — MNRVFVCSCFGVTEEQVKSHAEAGACTPRQIASACKAGTDCGGCVRRIQALLGRGACPRRQLADQGAPVLSELPEAA; from the coding sequence GTGAACCGCGTGTTCGTCTGCAGCTGCTTCGGTGTCACCGAGGAACAGGTGAAGAGCCACGCGGAGGCCGGCGCGTGCACGCCCCGGCAGATCGCCTCCGCCTGCAAGGCGGGCACCGACTGCGGCGGCTGCGTACGGCGCATCCAGGCCCTGCTCGGGCGCGGCGCCTGCCCCCGTCGGCAGCTGGCCGACCAGGGCGCCCCGGTCCTCTCGGAGCTTCCCGAGGCGGCCTAG
- a CDS encoding 3-deoxy-7-phosphoheptulonate synthase class II yields the protein MTVNADSRSVAAQATWRSLPAAQQPEYPDAEALRDVIAELESYPPLVFAGECDQLRARMAAVARGEAFVLQGGDCAESFDAVSAEHIRAKLKTLLQMGAVLTYAASVPVVKVGRIAGQYSKPRSKPTETRDGVTLPTYRGDSVNGFDFTEAARVPDPERLKRMYHASASTLNLVRAFTTGGYADLRQVHAWNQDFVKSSPSGQRYEQLAREIDNALNFMRACGTDPAEFQTVEFFSSHEALLLDYESALTRVDSRTGQLYDVSGHMVWIGERTRQLDHAHIEFASRIRNPIGIKLGPTTTAEEALQYIERLDPEREPGRLTFIVRMGADKIRDKLPELVEKVTASGATVAWITDPMHGNTYEAASGHKTRRFDDVLDEVKGFFEVHKSLGTHPGGIHVELTGDDVTECVGGGDEIFVDDLHQRYETACDPRLNRSQSLDLAFLVAEMYRDQ from the coding sequence GTGACCGTGAACGCTGATTCCCGAAGCGTCGCCGCTCAGGCGACATGGCGAAGCCTGCCCGCGGCGCAGCAGCCCGAGTACCCGGATGCCGAGGCTCTGCGCGATGTGATCGCCGAGCTCGAATCGTATCCGCCGCTCGTGTTCGCCGGAGAGTGCGACCAGCTGCGTGCCCGCATGGCCGCGGTCGCCCGGGGGGAGGCGTTCGTCCTCCAGGGCGGCGACTGCGCCGAGTCGTTCGACGCGGTGTCCGCCGAGCACATCAGGGCCAAGCTCAAGACCCTTCTCCAGATGGGCGCCGTCCTCACCTACGCCGCGTCCGTGCCCGTGGTGAAGGTCGGCCGGATCGCGGGCCAGTACTCCAAGCCCCGTTCCAAGCCGACGGAGACGCGCGACGGCGTGACGCTGCCGACCTACCGCGGCGACTCCGTCAACGGCTTCGACTTCACCGAGGCGGCCCGGGTCCCGGACCCCGAGCGGCTCAAGCGCATGTACCACGCCTCGGCCTCCACGCTGAACCTGGTGCGCGCCTTCACCACCGGCGGCTACGCCGACCTGCGCCAGGTGCACGCCTGGAACCAGGACTTCGTGAAGTCCTCCCCCTCCGGCCAGCGCTACGAGCAGCTCGCCCGGGAGATCGACAACGCGCTGAACTTCATGCGGGCCTGCGGGACGGACCCGGCCGAGTTCCAGACCGTCGAGTTCTTCTCCTCGCACGAGGCGCTGCTGCTCGACTACGAGTCGGCCCTCACCCGCGTCGACTCGCGCACCGGGCAGCTCTACGACGTCTCCGGTCACATGGTGTGGATCGGTGAGCGCACCCGGCAGCTGGACCACGCGCACATCGAGTTCGCCTCGCGGATCCGCAACCCGATCGGCATCAAGCTCGGCCCGACGACGACGGCCGAGGAGGCGCTGCAGTACATCGAGCGTCTCGACCCCGAGCGCGAGCCCGGGCGGCTGACCTTCATCGTCCGGATGGGCGCGGACAAGATCCGCGACAAGCTCCCGGAGCTGGTGGAGAAGGTCACCGCGTCCGGCGCCACCGTCGCCTGGATCACCGACCCGATGCACGGCAACACCTACGAGGCGGCCTCCGGTCACAAGACCCGCCGCTTCGACGACGTGCTCGACGAGGTCAAGGGCTTCTTCGAGGTGCACAAGTCGCTCGGCACCCACCCGGGCGGCATCCACGTGGAGCTGACCGGCGACGACGTCACCGAGTGCGTGGGCGGCGGCGACGAGATCTTCGTCGACGACCTGCACCAGCGCTACGAGACGGCCTGCGACCCGCGGCTCAACCGCAGCCAGTCGCTCGACCTGGCGTTCCTGGTGGCGGAGATGTACCGGGACCAGTGA